In a single window of the Terriglobus roseus genome:
- a CDS encoding alginate lyase family protein: protein MPCSPYPSMTRRNFCSNAVAAACGIPHVLRAQLAEGVHFNVAEYDRARILAAANDALNQAPQTVTTTAAPLKALNRGTYYSEDPEWFPAATETKMPYEHRQGYTNPQAFTAHRDALVRMNGIVAVCVAAWRLTGETRYPNHAILHLRAWFMDAETRMEPNLEHAATVPPAADGNYRGVEETVSLAETVRATSFLCAYNGVATEEEATALRKWFGDYSTWLNESKKGMIAREAKDRLAICWTLQAAECARFARNSALSLECSHRFKEKLLRQMNLDGEFPLELHRANAYASSLFTLDCLATTCEVLSSPLERLWELTLPDGRGMRSAVAFLFPAIESRARWKYPADVQHFTDWPVRQPSLLLAGRAFGRPEYLEVWKRLPAEPNSAELLRTFPIRQPALWTVRPPA, encoded by the coding sequence ATGCCCTGCTCGCCGTACCCGTCGATGACACGTCGCAACTTCTGCTCCAATGCAGTTGCTGCTGCGTGTGGCATTCCGCACGTTCTGCGGGCGCAGCTCGCCGAGGGCGTCCACTTCAACGTCGCCGAGTACGACCGCGCACGCATCCTCGCTGCAGCGAACGATGCCTTAAACCAAGCACCCCAGACCGTCACCACAACGGCCGCGCCACTCAAAGCGCTCAACAGAGGCACCTACTACTCCGAAGACCCCGAGTGGTTCCCCGCTGCGACCGAGACCAAAATGCCTTATGAGCATCGGCAGGGCTACACCAATCCTCAAGCGTTCACGGCACATCGGGATGCCCTGGTGCGAATGAACGGCATCGTCGCTGTCTGTGTCGCTGCGTGGCGTTTGACAGGCGAGACAAGGTATCCAAACCACGCCATTCTTCATCTCCGTGCGTGGTTCATGGACGCTGAAACGCGCATGGAGCCGAACCTGGAACACGCGGCGACGGTACCACCTGCTGCCGACGGCAACTATCGTGGCGTTGAGGAGACCGTTTCGCTCGCGGAGACTGTGCGCGCGACCTCGTTCCTCTGCGCCTATAACGGCGTCGCAACGGAGGAAGAAGCCACCGCTTTGCGCAAGTGGTTTGGAGACTACAGTACGTGGCTGAATGAATCGAAGAAAGGCATGATCGCTCGCGAGGCAAAGGACCGTCTCGCCATCTGCTGGACGCTGCAGGCCGCCGAGTGCGCGCGCTTCGCCCGCAACAGCGCGCTGTCTCTCGAATGCTCACACCGCTTCAAGGAGAAGTTGTTGCGACAGATGAATTTGGACGGCGAGTTCCCGCTTGAGCTGCATCGTGCGAACGCCTACGCCTCCAGCCTCTTCACGCTCGACTGCCTTGCCACCACGTGTGAGGTCTTGTCCAGCCCGTTGGAGCGCCTGTGGGAGCTTACCCTGCCCGATGGCCGCGGGATGCGGTCGGCCGTCGCCTTCCTCTTCCCCGCGATAGAAAGTCGTGCCCGGTGGAAGTACCCAGCAGACGTGCAGCACTTCACAGACTGGCCGGTACGCCAGCCCTCGCTTCTGCTGGCCGGCCGAGCCTTCGGCAGACCTGAGTATTTAGAGGTGTGGAAACGCCTGCCTGCGGAACCAAATTCAGCTGAGTTGTTGCGGACCTTCCCGATACGCCAGCCCGCTCTCTGGACGGTGCGTCCACCGGCATAG
- a CDS encoding sensor histidine kinase has protein sequence MLERDQIIPSNDCPTRPRAQAPPAGEAWRKSTGSARVLRYVSLLYTCFFFIEPYYRHSLTHWLWFAAFYVVFLGLYFGITESRGRTQQILFVLMFALGYAYFPFNQSASGAFVFPIVMLAFVLRSTRTYLYLLAATIMGIVLETWLFHLAWWACGTGVFFCIVVGLSNLSYSRQQQATYMLKQANEEIEHLAQVAERERIARDLHDLLGHTLTVIAIKSELANRLLEIDPQRAKQEMIDVEQTARKALAEVREAVVGYRSEGFPAEVMNARRTLQSAGVALSTDLEPADLTPPETNVLCLCLREAITNIVRHAHATTCHISLARNVQGLALTVHDNGVGSRALEGNGLRGMRERVEGLQGKMRMTPAVDGGNSLCVELPTAKPIEKIALSQQETHA, from the coding sequence ATGCTTGAGCGCGATCAAATCATCCCATCGAACGACTGCCCCACCCGGCCCAGAGCGCAGGCTCCCCCGGCGGGCGAGGCCTGGCGTAAGTCAACCGGCAGCGCACGCGTGTTGCGGTATGTTTCGCTGCTTTACACCTGTTTCTTTTTCATTGAGCCGTACTATCGGCACTCCCTTACGCACTGGTTATGGTTCGCCGCGTTCTACGTGGTTTTCCTCGGGCTTTATTTCGGGATTACGGAGTCCCGCGGACGCACGCAACAGATACTATTCGTGCTCATGTTCGCGCTCGGGTATGCGTACTTTCCGTTCAACCAAAGCGCATCCGGAGCATTCGTATTTCCGATTGTGATGCTTGCCTTCGTTTTGCGGAGCACCCGGACCTATCTTTATCTGCTGGCCGCAACCATCATGGGCATCGTTCTTGAGACGTGGCTGTTTCACCTGGCGTGGTGGGCATGTGGAACCGGCGTCTTCTTCTGCATCGTCGTAGGTCTCAGCAACCTTTCCTACTCACGACAGCAGCAGGCGACGTACATGTTGAAGCAGGCCAATGAAGAGATCGAACATCTCGCACAGGTTGCCGAACGGGAACGCATCGCTCGCGATCTGCATGACCTCTTGGGCCACACGCTCACCGTCATCGCCATCAAGTCGGAGCTTGCGAACCGCCTCCTGGAGATCGATCCACAACGTGCCAAGCAGGAGATGATCGACGTCGAGCAGACAGCTCGTAAAGCACTTGCAGAAGTGCGCGAGGCCGTCGTCGGCTACCGCTCGGAAGGCTTCCCTGCCGAGGTAATGAATGCACGGCGAACACTCCAGTCGGCGGGCGTCGCGCTCAGTACGGACCTTGAACCCGCGGACCTGACGCCTCCGGAAACGAACGTGCTCTGCCTGTGCCTGCGCGAGGCCATCACCAACATCGTGCGCCACGCGCATGCGACGACTTGCCACATAAGTCTGGCCCGGAATGTCCAGGGCCTGGCGCTGACCGTCCACGACAACGGAGTCGGCTCACGAGCGCTGGAAGGCAATGGCCTGCGCGGCATGCGCGAACGGGTTGAAGGGCTTCAAGGCAAGATGCGCATGACTCCCGCCGTTGACGGTGGAAACAGCCTTTGCGTGGAACTACCGACAGCGAAGCCCATCGAAAAGATTGCACTGTCACAGCAGGAGACACACGCTTGA
- a CDS encoding TonB-dependent receptor — MTLSAREVSEMRFETPVVAVVMMMAGPAFAQQCNTGTSSIRGEVRDITGALIVGATVTVDDTASVRSNEMGRFESACVVDGSHSVRVEAAGFEAITEVARVTKEARPFVAKLKPSATMEVEAVDASGVDSEDVAGSKTLQANDLKQMADDPDEFARQLQVLAAAAGGAPGQAIITVDGFQNSGSIPPKSAIAFIRVNPDLFSSEYERPPYQGGRVEIFTRPGQSKLHGALFTTQSGASLNAKDPFALSRAAIGKQRYGFELSGPIRKNKADFSIALEHRQIDQFAVVNAVSLDAAGNDVNVIGNVATPQTLWEGSARLGWMPNAKNNLTATYSANVNSLHNVGVGGVVLQQAGYDSLQQEHALRFTNLQTLSARLVHESRVGYTWRTRDDAPQSNASSLVVAGAFTGGGATTQMLRSHQRDFEIDDDILYTRGKHSVKAGVQLLNSTLNDSLPTNFNGQYVFGGDAVGSTTISGLEQYRRALLGLQGGTPTLYTITAGTAAISLNQLRVVLYAQDQWKLRPRLSLSYGLRYAVQSSPTTLRNAGPRLGLAWSPDKAQRWVFHARTGLFFSPIETATVLEANRLNGIQQRQMQIYSPVYGQPITTGTATITTLRAPLPGLSQTPSLQSHVGVEHEFTGHWHAQANLYLVRGWDLLRSRNINAPLDGQPGGPRPLAPNTNIDQYQQTGIVHGNVMFLGVDQHSLRHVQIFAGYIRMDLRTNADAAGVYPQNSTSDIGETARPSWLATHHAIAFSNVTLPLGLALSTQFDAASGNPYNVTTGFDTNGDGVLNDRPRFATGAESTVYRTSFGSLTGAGAGRYIQRNAGTLPWNIHLDSNLSRSFALPHRDGGDATSLAVNVRSTNLLNHTNATAVGGVLGSPLFGRAYAADPGRRVEVGLRYSF; from the coding sequence TTGACCTTGTCAGCACGTGAGGTCAGCGAAATGCGCTTCGAAACACCAGTAGTAGCAGTGGTCATGATGATGGCTGGTCCGGCCTTTGCACAGCAATGCAATACCGGCACGTCCAGCATTCGCGGCGAGGTGCGGGACATCACCGGCGCCCTGATCGTCGGGGCGACCGTCACTGTGGATGACACAGCGTCCGTGAGGAGCAATGAGATGGGTCGCTTCGAATCCGCGTGTGTCGTGGATGGCAGCCACAGCGTACGGGTCGAGGCTGCAGGTTTCGAAGCCATTACGGAAGTTGCTCGCGTAACAAAGGAGGCTCGCCCGTTCGTTGCAAAGTTGAAGCCGTCGGCAACCATGGAGGTCGAAGCGGTCGATGCGAGCGGCGTCGACAGCGAAGACGTCGCCGGATCGAAGACCCTGCAGGCAAACGACCTGAAGCAGATGGCGGATGATCCCGATGAGTTTGCGCGGCAGCTACAGGTGCTGGCTGCTGCGGCGGGCGGTGCACCCGGGCAGGCGATCATTACGGTGGACGGTTTCCAGAACAGCGGCAGCATTCCACCGAAGTCTGCGATTGCGTTCATCCGCGTGAATCCTGATCTTTTCTCGTCAGAGTATGAGCGCCCGCCCTATCAAGGTGGGCGAGTCGAAATTTTCACCAGGCCCGGCCAAAGCAAGCTGCACGGAGCCTTATTCACAACGCAGAGCGGCGCCTCCCTGAATGCAAAGGACCCCTTTGCTCTGAGCCGAGCCGCCATCGGTAAACAGCGCTATGGATTTGAACTGAGCGGCCCCATCCGGAAAAACAAGGCCGACTTCTCAATCGCGCTGGAGCATCGCCAAATCGATCAGTTTGCCGTCGTCAACGCGGTGTCGCTCGATGCTGCAGGTAACGATGTCAACGTGATCGGGAACGTTGCTACCCCGCAGACGTTGTGGGAGGGCAGTGCGCGGCTCGGCTGGATGCCGAATGCGAAGAACAACCTCACCGCGACGTACTCGGCTAATGTCAATTCACTTCATAATGTTGGCGTCGGTGGCGTTGTTTTACAGCAGGCCGGTTACGACAGCCTGCAACAGGAGCATGCCCTCCGCTTTACGAATCTTCAGACGCTGTCCGCTCGACTGGTTCATGAGAGTCGCGTGGGCTATACATGGCGCACGCGCGACGATGCACCGCAAAGTAACGCCTCCTCGCTGGTAGTCGCCGGGGCCTTCACCGGTGGCGGAGCAACTACGCAGATGCTGCGCAGTCATCAGCGCGATTTTGAGATCGATGACGACATCCTCTACACCCGCGGCAAGCACAGCGTGAAGGCTGGCGTGCAGCTGTTGAATTCGACGCTGAATGATTCTTTGCCGACAAACTTCAACGGCCAGTATGTCTTTGGTGGAGACGCAGTGGGCTCGACGACGATCAGCGGCCTGGAGCAGTACCGTCGCGCACTGCTGGGCCTGCAGGGGGGAACGCCGACTCTCTACACCATCACCGCCGGGACCGCCGCGATCTCCCTCAACCAGTTGCGCGTGGTGCTTTATGCGCAGGACCAGTGGAAGCTGCGGCCGCGTTTGTCGCTGTCTTACGGCCTGCGCTACGCCGTGCAGAGTTCGCCCACGACGCTACGCAACGCGGGGCCGCGCCTTGGCCTGGCGTGGTCGCCGGACAAGGCACAGCGCTGGGTCTTCCATGCTCGCACTGGCCTCTTCTTCAGCCCCATCGAAACCGCCACGGTGTTGGAAGCGAATCGACTGAATGGTATTCAGCAGCGGCAGATGCAGATCTACAGCCCGGTCTATGGTCAGCCGATAACGACGGGCACCGCGACCATCACAACACTGCGCGCGCCACTGCCGGGCCTGAGCCAGACGCCCTCGTTGCAATCGCACGTGGGCGTAGAGCATGAATTCACCGGCCACTGGCATGCGCAGGCAAACCTGTACCTGGTGCGGGGCTGGGACCTACTGCGCTCCCGCAACATTAACGCGCCGCTGGATGGACAACCTGGCGGCCCTCGACCACTGGCGCCAAACACCAATATCGACCAGTACCAGCAGACCGGCATCGTCCACGGCAACGTGATGTTTCTCGGCGTAGACCAGCACAGCCTGCGCCATGTCCAGATTTTCGCGGGTTACATCCGTATGGACCTGCGAACGAATGCCGATGCAGCTGGTGTATACCCTCAGAACAGCACCAGCGACATCGGTGAGACAGCGCGGCCGTCGTGGCTGGCAACGCATCACGCCATTGCTTTTTCGAACGTTACTCTGCCTTTGGGGCTCGCCTTATCGACCCAGTTCGATGCTGCCAGCGGCAATCCCTACAACGTGACAACGGGCTTTGATACGAACGGAGACGGTGTGCTGAATGACCGCCCCCGATTTGCGACAGGCGCGGAGAGCACGGTGTATCGCACGTCCTTTGGATCGCTGACAGGAGCGGGTGCAGGGCGGTACATCCAGCGCAATGCGGGCACGCTGCCGTGGAACATTCACCTGGATTCGAACCTGAGCAGAAGCTTCGCTCTGCCACATCGGGATGGTGGTGATGCAACCAGCC
- a CDS encoding glycoside hydrolase family 20 zincin-like fold domain-containing protein, whose protein sequence is MHFSALTPDRRNPGRLSRIACALLLSLPFVARAQMALLPAPREAAPAELLPLAAGVHVVCASCTAEDTFAAAELTRELTKIDVPTTSSASAHIALLRADSAAGREALSRGRLTWSPEMQAEGYAIVPDATGINVVGATSTGVFYGAMTARQLVTGYGSAAKLQTATVRDWPAMKYRGVHDDLSRGPMPTFEFQKKEIRTFAAYKINVYSPYFENTLQYLSDPLAAPPGGTLSPAQARELVVYAAQYHVMIVPEQEAFGHLHYMLNEEFYASLSETPNGHVLAPGQPGSLALTKRMYAELAAEFPAPLLHLGADETVELGKGQTKAAVDAQGLGKVYLDYLQSTVAALKPLNRRFLFWGDIAMKEPALVKALPQDFKSQMIAVAWEYNPHTSFAPWIKPYTDAGIECWVAPGVNNWSRVWPNFNNTLPNIQQFTAQGQASGCTGQLNTIWEDDGEALFNNNWYALLYGAEAAWHKGESSIPQFQGNYGQAFHGDASGKINEAQQELMAAHALLKNNFKTSDASDLLFWIDPWSADGQIYAPKIRSSLHELRLHAERAIILIAEARAQGNLREQDALDAMDLGARRMDLIGLKFQLTDDIAIEYDAAYRLQNSKDRDARTEIARDLADINAVNGKLQDFRNNYSLLRDLYESAWLKSNRPYFLRNNLARYDFTLNTWFARIDKFRSAQRQWDRTQTLPPASDIGIPGPPVAAR, encoded by the coding sequence ATGCACTTCTCTGCGCTCACGCCTGACCGCCGCAATCCTGGTCGACTCTCTCGTATCGCCTGCGCACTGCTGCTCAGTCTGCCGTTCGTGGCACGCGCGCAGATGGCGCTGCTACCCGCGCCGCGTGAAGCAGCACCGGCCGAGTTGCTACCTCTGGCCGCCGGTGTCCACGTAGTTTGCGCAAGTTGCACCGCAGAGGACACCTTCGCTGCCGCCGAACTGACGCGGGAACTCACAAAGATCGACGTTCCGACGACCTCGTCGGCCAGCGCTCACATCGCGTTGCTACGTGCCGACAGCGCAGCCGGGCGTGAAGCGCTCAGTCGTGGCAGGCTCACATGGTCTCCGGAGATGCAGGCCGAAGGCTACGCAATCGTCCCGGACGCCACTGGCATCAACGTCGTAGGAGCAACGTCCACAGGAGTCTTCTACGGAGCCATGACGGCCAGGCAACTGGTCACGGGCTATGGCAGCGCAGCCAAGCTGCAGACAGCCACCGTCCGCGACTGGCCGGCCATGAAGTACCGCGGCGTTCATGACGACCTGTCGCGCGGCCCGATGCCAACCTTTGAGTTCCAGAAGAAGGAGATTCGGACCTTCGCCGCATACAAGATCAACGTCTACTCGCCTTACTTTGAGAACACCCTGCAGTACCTCAGCGACCCGCTGGCCGCGCCTCCGGGCGGCACCCTCAGCCCGGCACAGGCACGCGAACTCGTGGTCTATGCCGCTCAGTATCACGTGATGATCGTGCCCGAGCAGGAGGCCTTCGGCCATCTGCACTACATGCTGAATGAGGAGTTCTACGCCTCTCTCTCCGAGACGCCGAATGGACACGTGCTGGCACCCGGTCAGCCCGGATCGCTTGCACTGACCAAGCGTATGTATGCGGAACTTGCGGCGGAATTTCCTGCACCGCTGCTGCACCTGGGCGCCGATGAAACCGTCGAGCTGGGCAAGGGACAAACGAAAGCTGCTGTCGATGCGCAGGGACTGGGCAAGGTGTATCTCGACTACCTGCAGAGCACCGTCGCCGCGCTGAAGCCCCTGAATCGCCGCTTCCTCTTCTGGGGCGACATCGCCATGAAGGAACCTGCGCTGGTAAAGGCTCTGCCGCAGGACTTTAAGTCGCAGATGATCGCCGTGGCCTGGGAGTACAACCCGCACACCAGCTTTGCCCCGTGGATCAAGCCCTACACCGACGCCGGCATCGAGTGCTGGGTGGCGCCGGGCGTCAACAACTGGAGCCGCGTCTGGCCCAACTTCAATAACACCCTGCCCAACATCCAGCAGTTCACTGCGCAGGGTCAGGCGAGCGGCTGCACGGGCCAGCTCAACACCATCTGGGAAGACGATGGCGAGGCTCTCTTCAACAACAACTGGTACGCGCTGCTCTACGGCGCAGAGGCGGCGTGGCACAAAGGCGAAAGCTCCATCCCGCAGTTCCAGGGGAACTATGGACAGGCCTTCCACGGCGATGCAAGCGGCAAGATCAATGAGGCGCAGCAGGAGCTTATGGCTGCGCACGCATTGCTGAAGAACAACTTCAAGACCAGCGATGCCAGCGACCTTCTCTTCTGGATCGATCCGTGGAGCGCGGACGGCCAGATCTACGCACCCAAGATCCGGTCCTCGCTGCATGAGTTGCGCCTTCATGCGGAGCGCGCCATCATCCTGATCGCAGAGGCTCGCGCACAAGGTAACCTGCGCGAGCAGGATGCTCTCGACGCGATGGACCTCGGCGCACGGCGCATGGACTTGATCGGCCTCAAATTCCAACTGACCGACGATATCGCGATCGAGTACGACGCAGCCTACCGACTGCAGAACTCGAAAGATCGAGACGCCCGCACGGAGATTGCGCGCGACCTGGCCGACATCAACGCTGTCAACGGGAAGCTGCAGGACTTCCGCAACAACTACTCCCTGCTGCGTGACTTGTATGAGTCGGCCTGGCTGAAGAGCAACCGGCCCTACTTCCTTCGCAACAACCTTGCCCGCTACGATTTCACGCTGAACACGTGGTTCGCGCGCATCGATAAGTTCCGCAGCGCGCAGCGCCAGTGGGACCGCACGCAGACCCTTCCCCCCGCCTCAGACATTGGCATTCCAGGCCCCCCGGTGGCAGCACGATGA
- a CDS encoding response regulator transcription factor — protein sequence MSNPSNSKIRVVLAEDQGMVRGALAALLSIEHDIEVIAAVADGQEALRVVGRERPNVLVTDIEMPQLTGLELTARVRELYPETRVVIVTTFARPGYLRRALDAGAHGYLLKDRPSAELADAVRRVNQSMRVVDPALAAEIWNAENDPLTDRERQILRRAGEGESTAEIARSLRLSDGTVRNYLSEAIAKMGASNRVEASRLARTKGWL from the coding sequence TTGAGCAACCCGTCGAACAGCAAAATCCGCGTTGTGCTCGCGGAAGATCAGGGTATGGTGCGAGGTGCACTCGCGGCACTGCTCTCCATCGAGCACGACATTGAAGTCATCGCTGCGGTTGCCGACGGCCAGGAGGCGCTGCGCGTCGTCGGCCGCGAACGGCCGAATGTGCTGGTGACGGACATCGAGATGCCGCAACTGACAGGCCTCGAACTCACCGCTCGCGTCCGCGAGCTCTACCCGGAGACACGCGTCGTCATCGTCACCACCTTTGCAAGGCCCGGCTATCTGCGGCGCGCACTGGATGCCGGCGCGCATGGCTACCTGCTGAAGGACCGTCCGTCAGCAGAGCTCGCTGATGCGGTCCGCCGCGTGAACCAGTCCATGCGTGTCGTCGATCCTGCCCTGGCAGCCGAGATCTGGAACGCCGAGAACGACCCGCTGACGGATCGCGAACGCCAGATCCTGCGGCGCGCCGGTGAGGGAGAGAGCACGGCAGAGATCGCCCGATCACTGCGATTGTCCGACGGCACCGTGCGCAACTACCTCTCAGAGGCCATCGCGAAGATGGGCGCCTCCAACCGCGTGGAAGCATCGCGACTCGCCCGCACAAAGGGCTGGCTATAA